In Yarrowia lipolytica chromosome 1F, complete sequence, a genomic segment contains:
- a CDS encoding uncharacterized protein (Compare to YALI0F18502g, similar to uniprot|P23337 Saccharomyces cerevisiae YFR015c GSY1 UDP glucose--starch glucosyltransferase isoform 1 or uniprot|P27472 Saccharomyces cerevisiae YLR258w GSY2 UDP-glucose--starch glucosyltransferase isoform 2, similar to Saccharomyces cerevisiae GSY1 (YFR015C) and GSY2 (YLR258W); ancestral locus Anc_1.375) — MTRDTRNHLLFEVATEVANRVGGIYSVIKSKAPVTVYEYGDRYHLIGPLNRKSADIEVEEITDESQIPEAINKTLKSMAERGIQYVYGRWLIEGAPRVILFDLGSAWGYLPEWKSDLWTVAGIPAPEGDKESNDAVVLGYLVAWFLGELTTHETERAVIAHFHEWLSGIALPLCKKRRIDCTTIFTTHATLLGRYLCAGSVDFYNNLQGFDVDAEAGKRGIYHRYCIERAASHSADVFTTVSHITAYESEHLLKRKPDGVVPNGLNVVKFSAMHEFQNLHALMKDKINQFVKGHFYGHLDFDLDDTLYTFTAGRYEYRNKGVDMFIESLARLNHRLKSEKSTKTIVAFIIMPAQTSSYTVETLKGQAVMKALEDTVNEIQQQIGRRMLDHCARHNSHDGKEIPGLDQLLSPSDRVLLKRRVFALKRETFPPIVTHNMVDDSTDPILNQIRRVQLFNRPEDRVKIIFHPEFLNSNNPILPLDYDDFVRGCHLGVFPSYYEPWGYTPAECTVMGVPSITTNLSGFGCYMEDLIENASDYGIYIVDRRLKSIDESVDQLTDYMFEFSKKSRRQRINQRNRTERLSDLLDWKRMGREYIKARQLALRRAYPDQFDHEENPFEDEEPLKLTRPLSVPGSPRDRAGLMTPGDLGSLGEIGEGLDTDDYVGFRLPQDDDDEEETSYPATLTLAGSRK, encoded by the coding sequence ATGACGAGGGACACACGAAACCACCTGCTGTTCGAGGTCGCCACCGAGGTCGCCAACCGGGTCGGCGGAATCTACTCGgtcatcaagtccaaggcCCCCGTCACCGTCTACGAGTATGGGGACCGGTACCACCTGATTGGACCCCTCAACCGCAAGTCGGCCGACAttgaggtggaggagatcacCGACGAGTCCCAGATTCCCGAAGCCATCAACAAAACACTAAAGTCCATGGCGGAACGAGGCATCCAGTACGTCTACGGCCGATGGCTCATTGAGGGCGCTCCCCGAGTCATTCTCTTCGACCTGGGCTCCGCCTGGGGCTACCTTCCCGAGTGGAAGAGTGATCTGTGGACTGTGGCCGGTATCCCCGCCCCCGAGGGCGACAAGGAGTCCAACGACGCCGTTGTGTTGGGCTACTTGGTGGCCTGGTTCCTGGGAGAGCTGACCACCCACGAAACCGAGCGGGCCGTCATTGCCCACTTCCACGAGTGGCTGTCCGGTATTGCTCTGCCTCTGTGCAAAAAGCGACGAATCGACTGCAccaccatcttcaccaCACACGCTACTCTGCTGGGCCGATACCTGTGCGCCGGCTCGGTCGACTTCTACAACAACCTGCAGGGCTTCGACGTGGACGCCGAGGCCGGAAAGCGAGGCATCTACCACCGATATTGCATTGAGCGGGCGGCTTCCCACTCGGCCGACGTTTTCACCACCGTGTCGCACATCACCGCCTACGAGTCCGAGCACCTGCTCAAGCGAAAGCCCGACGGTGTGGTGCCCAACGGTCTCAACGTGGTCAAGTTTTCGGCCATGCACGAGTTCCAGAACCTGCATGCCCTGATgaaggacaagatcaaccAGTTTGTCAAGGGCCACTTTTACGGTCACCTGGACTTTGATCTCGACGACACTCTGTATACCTTTACTGCCGGCCGATACGAGTACCGAAACAAGGGTGTAGACATGTTCATCGAGTCTCTCGCCCGTCTCAACCACAGATTGAAGAGCGAGAAGTCCACCAAGACCATTGTGGCCTTTATCATCATGCCCGCCCAGACCTCATCATACACAGTGGAGACCCTCAAGGGCCAGGCCGTTAtgaaggctctggaggacacCGTCAACGAaatccagcagcagattggCCGACGAATGCTCGACCATTGTGCCCGCCACAACAGCCACGACGGAAAGGAGATCCCCGGCCTCGACCAGCTGCTTTCCCCCTCCGACAGAGTGCTGCTCAAGCGACGAGTGTTTGCCCTCAAGCGAGAAACATTCCCTCCCATTGTCACCCACAACATGGTGGACGACTCCACAGACCCCATTCTCAACCAGATCCGACGGGTACAGCTGTTCAACCGGCCCGAGGACCGGGTCAAGATTATCTTCCACCCCGAGTtcctcaactccaacaaccctATCCTGCCTCTCGACTACGACGACTTTGTGCGAGGCTGTCATCTCGGAGTCTTCCCCTCCTACTACGAGCCTTGGGGATACACCCCCGCCGAGTGCACCGTCATGGGCGTTCcttccatcaccaccaacctcTCTGGTTTCGGCTGCTACATGGAGGATCTCATTGAGAACGCCTCCGACTACGGCATCTACATTGTGGACCGTCGTCTCAAGTCTATTGACGAGAGTGTTGACCAGCTAACCGACTACATGTTTGAGTTCTCCAAGAAGTCGCGACGTCAGCGAATTAACCAGCGAAACCGAACCGAGCGACTGTCCGATCTGCTGGACTGGAAGCGAATGGGCCGAGAGTACATCAAGGCTCGACAGCTGGCTCTTCGACGAGCCTACCCCGACCAGTTTGACCACGAGGAGAACCCCTTcgaagacgaggagccTCTCAAGCTGACTCGACCTCTATCTGTGCCTGGATCCCCCCGTGACCGAGCCGGTCTCATGACTCCCGGTGATCTTGGATCTCTGGGTGAGATTGGCGAGGGTCTTGACACTGACGATTATGTGGGCTTCCGACTTCCCCaggatgatgatgacgaggaggagactaGCTACCCTGCCACTCTCACTCTAGCCGGTAGCAGAAAGTAG
- a CDS encoding uncharacterized protein (Compare to YALI0F18524g, no similarity) — protein MLSFVIAGSLSTLQYTIMEPPPLPAKPPGGALGSPASPAPSTPVEATPVPAQSNSTPYTLSHLDELATQHISSVPQDVLKGSIVAEDGGDYSRQTRALKDLEQRAQKLKEQYQETLPELRQRVGEKVTASKKLEGEWVQLEAEMYRALQPFSSPALQSSMTHSAVESDELSEILRESFLGSDSTDVAQFVADYRQARSRYHLRHERAQRWKEERVART, from the coding sequence ATGTTAAGTTTCGTCATCGCAGGTTCGTTATCAACACTACAATACACCATAATGGAACCACCGCCGCTCCCAGCGAAACCGCCAGGAGGTGCTCTGGGATCTCCTGCCTCGCCTGCTCCGTCCACACCCGTAGAAGCCACGCCAGTTCCCGCACAAAGCAACTCCACACCGTACACACTGTCGCATCTCGATGAGCTGGCCACCCAGCACATTTCCAGTGTGCCTCAGGACGTGCTCAAGGGCTCAATTGTGGCCGAGGACGGCGGAGACTACAGCCGACAGACGCGCGCGCTCAAAGATCTCGAACAGCGAGCACAAAAGCTCAAGGAACAGTACCAGGAGACTCTTCCTGAACTGCGTCAACGAGTAGGAGAAAAGGTGACTGCAAGCAAGAAATTGGAAGGAGAATGGGTCCAGCTGGAGGCAGAAATGTACCGGGCTCTGCAACCGTTTTCAAGTCCAGCTCTACAGTCGAGTATGACCCATTCAGCTGTGGAATCGGACGAGCTTAGTGAGATTCTTCGAGAGTCGTTTCTAGGATCCGATAGCACCGACGTGGCCCAATTTGTGGCCGACTACAGACAGGCTCGCTCACGATACCATCTGCGACACGAGAGAGCACAAAgatggaaggaggagcgggTTGCGAGAACATAG
- a CDS encoding uncharacterized protein (Compare to YALI0F18480g, uniprot|Q6C182 Yarrowia lipolytica YALI0F18480g YlPEX7): MLGFKTQGFNGYAANYSPFFNDKIAVGTAANYGLVGNGKLFILGISPEGRMVCEGQFDTQDGIFDVAWSEQHENHVATACGDGSVKLFDIKAGAFPLVSFKEHTREVFSVNWNMANKALFCTSSWDSTIKIWTPERTNSIMTLGQPAPAQGTNASAHIGRQTAPNQAAAQECIYSAKFSPHTDSIIASAHSTGMVKVWDTRAPQPLQQQFSTQQTESGGPPEVLSLDWNKYRPTVIATGGVDRSVQVYDIRMTQPAANQPVQPLSLILGHRLPVRGVSWSPHHADLLLSCSYDMTARVWRDASTGGNYLARQRGGTEVKCMDRHTEFVIGGDWSLWGDPGWITTVGWDQMVYVWHA; this comes from the coding sequence ATGTTGGGATTCAAAACACAGGGATTCAACGGCTACGCGGCCAACTACTCGCCGTTTTtcaacgacaagattgCGGTCGGAACGGCGGCCAACTACGGGCTGGTCGGAAACGGAAAACTCTTCATTCTGGGCATCTCTCCCGAGGGCCGCATGGTCTGCGAAGGCCAGTTTGACACCCAGGACGGCATTTTTGATGTCGCGTGGTCCGAGCAACATGAAAACCACGTGGCAACCGCCTGCGGAGACGGATCAGTCAAGCTGTTCGACATCAAGGCCGGTGCCTTCCCTCTGGTATCGTTCAAGGAGCACACACGGGAAGTCTTCTCTGTCAACTGGAACATGGCCAACAAGGCGCTCTTCTGCACATCTTCATGGGACTCTACAATCAAAATCTGGACGCCGGAACGTACAAACTCCATCATGACCCTTGGCCAGCCTGCTCCGGCCCAGGGAACAAACGCTTCAGCTCACATTGGCCGTCAGACGGCCCCCAACCAGGCAGCAGCCCAGGAGTGCATTTATTCGGCGAAATTCTCGCCTCACACAGACTCGATTATTGCATCCGCACACTCCACAGGAATGGTCAAGGTGTGGGACACTCGAGCACCCCAGCCTCTCCAGCAACAGTTTTCCACGCAGCAAACCGAGTCTGGAGGACCACCAGAGGTTCTGTCGCTGGACTGGAACAAGTACAGACCCACAGTGATTGCCACAGGTGGCGTTGATCGGTCTGTTCAGGTCTACGATATCCGAATGACTCAACCTGCAGCCAACCAACCCGTTCAGCCATTGAGCTTGATTCTGGGCCACAGACTACCCGTCAGAGGAGTTTCGTGGTCACCGCATCATGCCGACTTGCTGCTGTCGTGTTCTTACGACATGACTGCTCGAGTTTGGCGGGACGCTAGCACTGGAGGCAACTATCTGGCTCGACAGCGGGGTGGAACAGAAGTGAAATGCATGGACAGACACACAGAGTTCGTTATTGGCGGCGACTGGTCGTTATGGGGCGATCCTGGATGGATCACCACCGTTGGATGGGACCAGATGGTTTATGTTTGGCATGCGTAA